Proteins encoded in a region of the Ornithodoros turicata isolate Travis chromosome 3, ASM3712646v1, whole genome shotgun sequence genome:
- the LOC135389914 gene encoding uncharacterized protein LOC135389914, producing the protein MPETAARTTSDPSSPLPADLAEPVLDEAPQQFVTDNGNRGSRRTTVPPCTCVGLGILQLSLAAALVITVLAHLVLKDDEGENTGGADRTGEPISLGDTTETTAETTALTTAEEANDTHVTTETDNRAKEGNEAYSQNS; encoded by the exons ATGCCGG AGACTGCAGCACGAACTACTTCCGATCCCTCGTCACCCCTTCCTGCAGATCTGG CCGAACCAGTACTTGACGAAGCACCCCAGCAGTTTGTGACCGACAACGGGAACAGAG GATCACGTCGCAC CACGGTCCCACCATGTACTTGCGTAGGACTCGGCATTCTGCAGTTGTCCCTGGCTGCAGCTCTCGTCATCACTGTGCTTGCTCACTTAG TTTTGAAAGACGACGAGGGCGAAAATACCGGAGGGGCTGATCGAACCGGCGAGCCCATTTCTTTGGGCGACACTACAGAGACCACCGCAGAGACCACCGCACTGACCACTGCCGAAGAGGCAAATGACACACATG TGACGACTGAGACGGACAACAGAGCAAAGGAGGGCAACGAAGCATACAGCCAGAACAGCTGA